The following proteins are co-located in the Nocardia bhagyanarayanae genome:
- the rnc gene encoding ribonuclease III encodes MTVSKDEAGSSGEHASLLEALGVDVRPDLLRLALTHRSYAYENGGLPTNERLEFLGDSVLGLSITERLYHEHPDKSEGELAKLRASVVNMHALAEVARGLGEGGLGVHLLLGKGEELTGGRDKPSILADGMESLLGAVHLQHGIDVARGVVLRLFAELLERGPRMGAGLDWKTSLQELTAERGLGVPSYEITSTGPDHDKEFTATTVIGGRAYGQGVGRSKKEAEQKAAGAAYQALTAEA; translated from the coding sequence GTGACCGTCAGCAAGGACGAAGCCGGCTCGTCCGGTGAACATGCCAGCCTGCTCGAAGCCCTCGGCGTCGACGTGCGACCGGATCTGCTACGCCTCGCGCTGACGCACCGGTCGTACGCCTACGAGAACGGCGGCCTGCCGACCAACGAGCGCCTGGAATTCCTCGGCGACTCCGTCCTCGGCCTCAGCATCACCGAGCGGCTGTACCACGAGCACCCGGACAAGTCCGAGGGCGAACTGGCGAAGCTGCGGGCGAGCGTGGTGAACATGCACGCGCTCGCCGAGGTGGCGCGCGGGCTCGGCGAGGGCGGGCTCGGCGTGCATCTGCTGCTCGGCAAGGGCGAAGAGCTCACCGGCGGCCGTGACAAGCCGAGCATCCTCGCCGACGGCATGGAGTCGCTGCTCGGCGCGGTGCACCTGCAACACGGCATCGACGTGGCGCGCGGCGTGGTGCTGCGGCTGTTCGCCGAACTGCTCGAGCGCGGTCCCCGAATGGGCGCCGGTCTCGACTGGAAGACCAGCCTGCAGGAACTCACCGCGGAACGCGGACTCGGCGTGCCCAGCTACGAGATCACCTCGACGGGGCCCGACCACGACAAGGAGTTCACCGCGACCACGGTGATCGGTGGCCGTGCCTACGGGCAGGGCGTCGGCCGGTCCAAGAAGGAAGCGGAGCAGAAGGCCGCGGGCGCCGCCTACCAGGCGCTGACCGCCGAAGCCTGA
- the mutM gene encoding bifunctional DNA-formamidopyrimidine glycosylase/DNA-(apurinic or apyrimidinic site) lyase — protein sequence MPELPEVETVRLGLAEHVVGRTIESVTVTHPRSVRRHLEGAADLAARMAGQRVASAERRGKYLWLTFDDGDDALVVHLGMSGQMLVQPAEAPLEKHAHIQATLHDGTQLRFVDQRTFGGWALAPLVEVDGSLVPEPVAHIARDPLDPRFDREAAVAAIRAKQSEIKRVLLDQSVISGIGNIYADESLWRARIHGNRLASGLTRPAVRALLDATAAVMGEALVAGGTSFDALYVNVNGESGYFDRALAVYGRADEPCLRCGAPIVRERFMNRSSFYCPRCQPKPRRR from the coding sequence GTGCCCGAACTCCCCGAGGTCGAGACGGTCCGGCTCGGACTCGCCGAGCACGTCGTCGGCCGCACCATCGAATCGGTGACCGTCACGCACCCGCGATCGGTGCGCCGCCACCTCGAGGGCGCGGCCGATCTCGCCGCCCGGATGGCCGGGCAGCGGGTGGCGTCGGCCGAACGTCGTGGCAAATACCTTTGGCTCACCTTCGACGACGGCGACGACGCGCTGGTCGTGCATCTGGGCATGAGCGGTCAGATGCTGGTGCAACCCGCCGAGGCGCCGCTGGAGAAGCACGCGCACATCCAGGCGACCCTGCACGACGGCACCCAGCTGCGTTTCGTCGACCAGCGCACCTTCGGCGGCTGGGCGCTCGCGCCGCTGGTCGAGGTGGACGGCTCACTCGTTCCCGAGCCGGTCGCGCACATCGCCCGTGACCCGCTCGACCCGCGCTTCGATCGCGAGGCGGCGGTGGCCGCGATTCGCGCCAAGCAGTCCGAGATCAAGCGGGTGCTGCTGGACCAGTCGGTGATCTCCGGCATCGGCAACATCTACGCCGACGAGTCCCTCTGGCGCGCGCGCATCCACGGCAATCGCCTGGCCTCCGGCCTGACCCGCCCCGCGGTCCGTGCGCTGCTCGACGCGACCGCCGCCGTCATGGGCGAGGCGCTCGTCGCGGGCGGCACCTCGTTCGACGCGCTCTACGTGAACGTCAACGGCGAGTCCGGCTACTTCGACCGCGCGCTCGCCGTCTACGGCAGGGCGGACGAGCCGTGCCTGCGCTGCGGCGCGCCCATCGTCCGCGAGCGTTTCATGAACCGTTCCTCCTTTTACTGTCCGCGCTGCCAGCCGAAGCCGCGCCGCCGCTGA
- a CDS encoding dihydrofolate reductase family protein — MRKLTYYVASTIDGFIATEDGSVDFFPVGGDHGPAITAQYPETLPTKVRESRGIDKRNANFDTVLMGRKTHDFGVRTGTSSPYAHLRQFVVSTTLPESPDPAVELISDDPLGRVRELKRDRGLGIWLCGGGELAQVLLPEIDQIFLKLYPIVLGRGRSLFGSGPRLPEAARFRVITSRVFEDGVAFVKYSRIH, encoded by the coding sequence ATGCGCAAGCTCACCTACTACGTCGCGTCGACGATCGACGGCTTCATCGCCACCGAGGACGGGTCGGTCGACTTCTTCCCGGTCGGCGGCGACCACGGCCCGGCGATCACCGCGCAGTATCCCGAGACCCTGCCGACCAAGGTGCGGGAGTCGCGCGGCATCGACAAGCGCAATGCCAACTTCGACACGGTGCTGATGGGCCGCAAGACGCACGATTTCGGCGTGCGCACCGGCACCTCGAGCCCGTACGCGCACCTGCGGCAGTTCGTCGTCTCGACGACGCTGCCGGAGAGTCCGGACCCGGCCGTCGAGCTGATCTCGGACGATCCGCTGGGGCGGGTCCGAGAACTCAAGCGCGACAGGGGACTAGGCATCTGGCTGTGCGGCGGCGGCGAGCTGGCCCAGGTACTGCTTCCGGAGATCGATCAGATCTTCCTCAAGCTGTACCCGATCGTGCTCGGCCGCGGCCGCTCGCTGTTCGGCTCCGGGCCACGGCTGCCGGAGGCGGCCCGCTTCCGGGTGATCACCAGCCGGGTGTTCGAAGACGGGGTGGCCTTCGTGAAGTACAGCCGGATCCACTAG
- a CDS encoding PHP domain-containing protein, giving the protein MTGADRIAEPDRADAPGPVEALREIGFWLERERAKSYRVKAYRGAADVVAGLSADELAMYQAAGIWQDLPGIGPKTAAVITQACAGQVPDYLTDLRRAAQPIGVPGKPLRTRLRGDLHTHSDWSDGGSPIAEMMSVAAALGHEYCALTDHSPRLTVANGLSAERLRRQLDLVAELNERFAPFRILTGIEVDILDDGTLDQEADLLAELDIVVASVHSHLRADSETMTKRMVYAVANPNVDVLGHCTGRLVTGGRGTRPESTFDAELVFEACKQYGTAVEINCRPERLDPPSRLLRLAVEIGCHFSVDTDAHAPGQLDWQGYGCERAVANGVDPDRVINTWPVDELLAWTAAS; this is encoded by the coding sequence GTGACGGGCGCCGATCGCATCGCCGAACCGGACAGGGCCGACGCGCCCGGTCCGGTGGAAGCGCTGCGCGAGATCGGCTTCTGGCTCGAGCGCGAACGCGCCAAGAGCTACCGGGTCAAGGCCTACCGCGGTGCCGCCGATGTGGTGGCGGGGCTGTCGGCCGATGAGCTCGCCATGTACCAGGCGGCGGGGATCTGGCAGGATCTGCCGGGCATCGGACCGAAGACCGCCGCCGTCATCACGCAGGCCTGCGCGGGTCAGGTGCCCGATTACCTGACCGATCTGCGCCGCGCCGCCCAGCCCATCGGCGTGCCCGGCAAGCCCCTGCGCACCCGGCTGCGCGGTGACCTGCACACCCATTCCGACTGGTCCGACGGCGGCAGCCCGATCGCGGAGATGATGAGCGTCGCCGCGGCGCTCGGGCACGAATACTGCGCGCTCACCGATCATTCGCCGCGCCTGACCGTCGCCAACGGCCTGTCCGCCGAACGGCTGCGGCGCCAGCTGGACCTGGTCGCCGAGCTGAACGAGCGCTTCGCGCCGTTCCGCATCCTGACCGGCATCGAGGTCGACATCCTCGACGACGGCACCCTCGATCAGGAGGCCGACCTGCTCGCCGAGCTGGACATCGTGGTCGCCAGCGTGCATTCGCACCTGCGCGCCGACAGCGAGACGATGACCAAGCGCATGGTCTACGCGGTCGCGAACCCGAACGTGGACGTGCTCGGCCACTGCACCGGCAGACTGGTCACCGGCGGGCGGGGTACTCGCCCGGAGTCCACCTTCGACGCCGAACTCGTCTTCGAGGCGTGCAAGCAGTATGGCACCGCGGTCGAGATCAATTGCCGCCCCGAGCGTTTGGACCCGCCGTCCCGCCTGCTGCGGCTGGCTGTCGAGATCGGCTGCCACTTTTCCGTCGACACCGACGCGCACGCGCCGGGCCAATTGGACTGGCAGGGTTACGGTTGTGAGCGCGCCGTCGCCAACGGCGTCGATCCGGACCGGGTGATCAACACCTGGCCGGTGGACGAGTTGCTGGCGTGGACGGCGGCGTCCTGA
- a CDS encoding substrate-binding domain-containing protein gives MGQALDDFPLDTVLAFIGIVVPLAAFLWEFVFVGRRRLGYRVQMDTPVTGEIGSVYPGVLERLHPDPAGTEAERREQLRDLSVVLVRIENSGNTAISESDYLSPSQQVGLHLHFPQRRVIGMAVTELSDRDLAPRLGPSSGIAINVEPDGRTGVIDLPKVPLTRNAHYKILAILQRGEGNGDRDGNASDQAPDPLLRGDIRGGSVVETRSRTGTSRVMLLLTVFLVLVIIGQFVVDALQPPPPPLDCAAGNLTLVGSSAFDPVIRDAAAQYEKRCTAAEFAFDFEGTERGLDRLAEAGPDSGLLTISDGAKGPGYSALQARPLALSLFAVVVHEDLGITDLTVAQVRDLYQGRITNWREVGGPDVPVVLIDRAPGSGTRVIFENALLGGAQPARPHRSCTAIKDTAGTYCDVPVTKDMHKAVEEIPGAIGYSELSEARRAEMRVLTLGGVAPGRQAAIDRSYPFWGVEYAYSNGDLPGDSLAASFLHYLTADVGAEVLRAHGNEPCASDLLEPGRCAPAS, from the coding sequence GTGGGGCAAGCGTTGGACGATTTTCCGCTCGATACCGTCCTCGCGTTCATCGGTATCGTGGTGCCGCTCGCGGCGTTCCTGTGGGAGTTCGTCTTCGTCGGCCGCAGGCGGCTCGGCTACCGCGTGCAGATGGACACGCCCGTCACCGGCGAGATCGGGTCGGTGTATCCCGGTGTGCTGGAGCGGCTGCATCCCGACCCCGCCGGTACCGAAGCCGAACGGCGGGAACAGCTTCGCGATCTTTCGGTGGTGCTGGTCCGCATCGAGAACAGCGGCAACACCGCGATCTCCGAGTCGGACTATCTGTCGCCCTCCCAGCAGGTCGGCCTGCATCTGCACTTCCCGCAGCGCCGGGTGATCGGCATGGCCGTGACGGAGCTGAGCGATCGGGACCTCGCCCCAAGACTCGGCCCCTCCTCGGGTATCGCCATCAATGTGGAGCCCGACGGGCGCACGGGCGTCATCGATCTGCCGAAGGTGCCGCTCACCCGGAACGCGCACTACAAGATCCTGGCCATCTTGCAGCGTGGCGAGGGCAACGGCGACCGGGACGGCAACGCCAGCGATCAGGCTCCGGACCCGCTGCTGCGCGGCGACATTCGCGGCGGGAGCGTCGTCGAGACGCGCAGCCGCACCGGCACCTCCCGCGTGATGCTGCTGCTGACCGTGTTCCTGGTGTTGGTGATCATCGGGCAGTTCGTCGTCGACGCGCTCCAGCCACCGCCGCCGCCGCTCGACTGTGCCGCGGGCAACCTCACGCTCGTCGGCTCCTCGGCGTTCGATCCGGTGATCCGCGACGCCGCGGCACAGTACGAGAAGCGCTGCACGGCAGCCGAATTCGCCTTCGACTTCGAGGGCACCGAACGGGGTCTCGACCGGCTGGCCGAAGCCGGACCGGATTCCGGCCTCCTCACGATCAGCGACGGCGCGAAGGGCCCGGGTTACTCCGCGCTGCAAGCTCGTCCGCTCGCGCTTTCGCTGTTCGCCGTGGTCGTGCACGAGGATCTCGGCATCACCGATCTCACCGTCGCCCAGGTCAGGGATCTCTATCAGGGGCGAATCACCAACTGGCGGGAGGTGGGCGGTCCGGATGTGCCGGTGGTCCTGATCGATCGGGCGCCGGGATCGGGCACCCGGGTGATCTTCGAGAACGCGCTGCTCGGCGGCGCGCAACCAGCCCGCCCGCACCGCAGCTGCACCGCCATCAAGGACACCGCTGGTACCTACTGCGACGTGCCGGTCACCAAGGACATGCACAAGGCGGTCGAGGAGATCCCCGGTGCGATCGGCTATTCGGAGCTGTCCGAGGCGCGCAGGGCCGAGATGCGTGTGCTCACGCTCGGCGGCGTCGCGCCGGGGCGACAGGCCGCGATCGATCGCTCCTATCCCTTCTGGGGCGTCGAATACGCGTACAGTAACGGCGATCTGCCGGGCGACTCGCTCGCGGCGAGCTTCCTGCACTACCTGACGGCGGACGTGGGCGCGGAAGTGCTTCGCGCGCACGGCAACGAGCCGTGTGCCAGTGATCTACTCGAACCAGGCCGCTGCGCACCGGCTTCCTGA
- a CDS encoding glycogen debranching N-terminal domain-containing protein: protein MTGASAASGPTPLNSGEPAGFGGAGSVTLVEGGTFCLSNRLGDVEPGRPHGLFFRDARVLSRWELLVDGRPAEPLSVLSPEAFIARFVMRRPPHAGLADSTLLVVRERIVADGMHELLTLENMGREPTAVTLELHVDADFVDLFAVKEGRAGHMRADVTVAEGELLLHDRSDRMRGITISATVEPSVLPGTLVWRVVVPVGGKWQTEVIAQPTLGNQQVQMPLMPGEHMGFSAPCRKIAAWRDTATDISSADPVLTQVLRRTESDLGALQIHDDTGESRPFVAAGAPWFMTLFGRDSLLTAWMALPLAVDLALGTLQQLAELQGQELNPLNEEEPGRIMHEMRRGPSGGQVLGGNIYYGTADATPLFVMLLAECHRWGADPAAIEDLLPAADAALEWITEYGDRDGDGFVEYRRATDRGLINQGWKDSYDGINDAGGHLAEAPIALCEVQGYVHAALLARAELAEAFDEMRLAGRLRERAAELRGKFTEQFWMPDRGWYAVALDGTKRHVDALTSNAAHCLWAGIASDEHAEELVRQLAKEEMDTGFGLRTLASNMGAYNPMSYHCGSVWPHDTAIAVAGLLRYEHVPGATKLATRLATGLLDAAAAFDGRLPELFCGFPRSRFAVPVPYPTSCSPQAWASAAPLLLVRAFLGLNPDVPQRTLTVRPRLPQSWGRVTLTALRLGDVSVDLEAEGHQIHAARLPDDWQLITL from the coding sequence GTGACGGGAGCCTCCGCCGCGAGCGGCCCGACGCCGCTCAACTCGGGTGAACCCGCGGGCTTCGGCGGAGCCGGGTCGGTGACCCTGGTGGAAGGTGGCACCTTCTGCCTGTCGAACCGGCTCGGCGACGTCGAGCCCGGCCGCCCGCACGGGCTGTTCTTCCGGGACGCGCGCGTCCTCTCGCGGTGGGAACTGCTCGTCGACGGCAGACCGGCGGAGCCGCTGTCGGTCCTCAGCCCGGAGGCGTTCATCGCGCGATTCGTCATGCGCAGGCCGCCGCACGCCGGGCTGGCCGACAGCACCCTGCTCGTCGTGCGCGAGCGCATCGTCGCCGACGGCATGCACGAGCTGCTCACCTTGGAGAACATGGGCCGCGAACCCACCGCGGTCACCTTGGAGCTGCACGTCGACGCCGATTTCGTCGACCTGTTCGCGGTCAAGGAGGGCCGCGCGGGACATATGCGCGCCGATGTGACCGTCGCCGAGGGCGAACTGCTGCTGCACGATCGATCCGACCGGATGCGGGGTATCACGATCTCGGCCACCGTGGAACCCTCGGTGCTGCCCGGCACGCTGGTGTGGCGGGTCGTCGTTCCGGTCGGCGGCAAGTGGCAGACCGAGGTCATCGCGCAGCCGACGCTGGGCAACCAGCAGGTGCAGATGCCGCTCATGCCTGGCGAGCACATGGGCTTCAGCGCACCGTGCCGCAAGATCGCGGCGTGGCGCGACACCGCGACCGACATCTCCTCGGCGGATCCGGTACTCACCCAGGTGCTGCGCCGTACCGAAAGCGATCTGGGCGCGCTGCAGATCCACGACGACACCGGCGAGAGCAGACCGTTCGTCGCGGCGGGCGCGCCGTGGTTCATGACGCTGTTCGGTCGCGACAGCCTGCTCACGGCGTGGATGGCGTTGCCGCTCGCCGTCGACCTGGCTCTCGGCACACTGCAACAGCTGGCCGAACTCCAAGGGCAGGAACTGAATCCGCTCAACGAAGAGGAGCCGGGCCGGATCATGCACGAGATGCGGCGCGGTCCATCGGGCGGGCAGGTGCTCGGCGGCAACATCTACTACGGAACCGCCGACGCCACACCGCTGTTCGTGATGCTGCTCGCCGAATGCCATCGGTGGGGCGCGGATCCGGCGGCGATCGAGGACCTCCTGCCCGCCGCCGACGCGGCCCTGGAATGGATCACCGAGTACGGCGACCGCGACGGCGACGGTTTCGTCGAGTACCGTCGCGCCACCGATCGCGGTCTGATCAACCAGGGCTGGAAGGACAGCTACGACGGAATCAACGACGCGGGAGGACATCTCGCCGAGGCTCCGATCGCGCTGTGCGAGGTGCAGGGCTATGTGCACGCCGCCCTGCTCGCCAGGGCCGAGCTGGCCGAAGCCTTCGACGAGATGCGCCTGGCCGGGCGCCTGCGCGAGCGGGCGGCCGAATTGCGCGGCAAGTTCACCGAACAGTTCTGGATGCCCGATCGCGGCTGGTACGCGGTCGCGCTGGACGGCACCAAACGGCACGTCGACGCGCTGACCAGCAATGCGGCGCACTGTCTCTGGGCGGGTATCGCCAGCGACGAACACGCCGAGGAACTGGTGCGTCAACTGGCCAAGGAGGAGATGGACACCGGATTCGGGCTGCGCACCCTGGCCTCCAACATGGGCGCCTACAACCCGATGAGTTACCACTGCGGTTCGGTCTGGCCGCACGACACCGCGATCGCCGTCGCCGGTCTGCTGCGCTACGAGCACGTGCCGGGCGCGACGAAGCTGGCCACCCGGCTGGCCACCGGATTGCTGGACGCCGCAGCGGCTTTCGACGGGCGCCTGCCCGAGCTGTTCTGCGGATTCCCGCGCTCTCGGTTCGCGGTACCGGTGCCCTACCCCACGTCCTGCTCGCCGCAGGCGTGGGCGAGCGCCGCGCCGCTGCTGTTGGTGCGTGCCTTCCTCGGCCTGAATCCCGATGTGCCGCAACGCACGCTGACGGTGCGGCCGCGGCTGCCCCAGTCCTGGGGCCGGGTGACGCTCACCGCGCTGCGCCTCGGCGACGTCAGCGTCGATCTGGAAGCGGAGGGCCATCAGATTCACGCGGCACGACTGCCGGACGATTGGCAGCTGATCACGCTCTGA
- a CDS encoding glycosyltransferase family 4 protein, translating into MVVPPYFDVPPKAYGGVEAVVADLVDSLVARGHDVTLFGAGEPGTKARFVPLWDRALPERLGDPFPEVVHALKARRAIERLQATHGVDLVHDHTFAGPLNAPAYYGLGLPTVVTVHGPVQDDCYRYYKAMGDEVSLVAISDRQRALAPDLHWAGRVHNALQVADWPFQTEKEDYALFLGRFNECKAPHLALEAAHAAGIPLILAGKCSEPPELAYFEEKVRPLLTDRDHVFGMADAQAKRKLLAGARCLLFPIRWEEPFGMVMIESMVCGTPVVALRGGAVEEVVVDGVTGRICDDPAELTAAIAEVQAMDPAACRAHVEANFGADGAGRGYEQVYRKLLRPKNRVGTRVPETTVPVAVAGRLA; encoded by the coding sequence ATGGTTGTTCCGCCCTATTTCGACGTGCCGCCGAAGGCTTACGGCGGCGTCGAGGCGGTAGTCGCCGATCTGGTCGATTCGTTGGTAGCGCGTGGCCATGATGTGACGTTGTTCGGAGCGGGCGAGCCGGGTACCAAGGCTCGCTTCGTTCCGCTCTGGGATCGGGCATTGCCCGAACGGCTCGGCGATCCGTTCCCCGAAGTCGTGCACGCGCTGAAGGCGCGAAGGGCGATCGAACGCCTGCAGGCGACACACGGCGTCGATCTCGTGCACGACCACACCTTCGCCGGTCCGCTCAACGCACCGGCGTACTACGGCCTCGGCCTGCCCACCGTGGTGACCGTCCACGGACCCGTGCAGGACGACTGCTACCGGTACTACAAGGCGATGGGCGACGAGGTGTCGCTCGTCGCGATCAGCGACCGCCAGCGCGCGCTCGCCCCGGACCTGCACTGGGCCGGGCGGGTGCACAACGCGCTGCAGGTGGCGGATTGGCCGTTCCAGACCGAGAAAGAGGACTACGCGCTGTTCCTCGGCCGGTTCAACGAGTGCAAGGCGCCGCACCTGGCGCTGGAAGCCGCGCACGCCGCCGGAATTCCGCTCATCCTGGCAGGCAAGTGCAGCGAACCACCTGAGCTGGCGTACTTCGAAGAGAAGGTGCGCCCGCTGCTCACCGACCGCGATCACGTCTTCGGGATGGCCGACGCGCAGGCCAAGCGCAAGCTGCTCGCCGGTGCGCGCTGCCTGCTGTTCCCGATCCGCTGGGAGGAACCCTTCGGCATGGTGATGATCGAATCGATGGTCTGCGGCACACCGGTGGTCGCGCTGCGCGGCGGCGCGGTCGAAGAGGTGGTCGTCGACGGCGTCACCGGACGCATCTGCGACGATCCCGCCGAACTGACCGCGGCGATCGCCGAGGTGCAGGCGATGGATCCGGCGGCGTGCCGGGCCCACGTCGAGGCCAACTTCGGCGCCGACGGCGCCGGCCGCGGGTACGAGCAGGTCTACCGCAAGCTCCTGCGGCCGAAGAACCGGGTCGGCACCCGTGTTCCCGAGACCACCGTGCCCGTCGCGGTCGCGGGCAGGCTCGCGTGA
- a CDS encoding winged helix DNA-binding domain-containing protein, whose protein sequence is MTELSLRELNRTLLLRQKLVERVDLTPFELVRHLVAVQGQEPNWPYIGLWTRLAEFRHDDLATLLRDRELVRSIMIRRTVHLADSADFRWLRPTVQPVVDAALKAAYYREEIDGIDLAELAAAGRELLAGKRLSRSEFGELLADRFPDRHVRRLAETVELLVPLAHGPDTGAWGRWRNRYVTVGLAEEWIGAPMAEPDPAALIRRYLAAFGPATVADMQAWAGITRLAEVVDEMRSELVVYTDDRHRVLFDLPEAPLADPDLDVPVRFLPAFDNALLGHKDRRRVISEEDRQRTAKEASAGVPMYLVDGFVHGRWALEDDTVRITPWHPLSAADEAALRAEAVSLLKFATPDGHGKIFVESA, encoded by the coding sequence ATGACGGAACTATCGCTACGCGAGCTGAACCGGACCCTGCTGCTGCGCCAGAAGCTGGTCGAGCGGGTGGATCTGACGCCGTTCGAGCTCGTCAGGCACCTCGTAGCGGTGCAGGGCCAGGAACCCAACTGGCCCTACATCGGCCTGTGGACGCGCCTGGCCGAGTTCCGGCACGACGACCTCGCCACACTGCTGCGCGATCGAGAACTGGTGCGCTCCATCATGATTCGCCGCACCGTGCATCTGGCCGACAGCGCCGACTTCCGCTGGCTGCGCCCGACCGTGCAGCCGGTGGTCGACGCGGCGCTGAAAGCCGCGTACTACCGCGAGGAGATCGACGGCATCGATCTGGCCGAGCTCGCCGCGGCGGGCCGCGAACTCCTGGCCGGAAAGCGATTGAGCCGTAGTGAATTCGGCGAACTGCTCGCCGATCGGTTCCCGGACCGGCACGTCCGCAGGCTCGCCGAGACCGTCGAATTGCTCGTCCCGCTCGCGCACGGCCCGGACACCGGGGCGTGGGGCCGGTGGCGCAACCGCTACGTCACCGTGGGTCTCGCCGAGGAGTGGATCGGCGCGCCGATGGCCGAGCCCGACCCCGCCGCGCTCATCCGGCGTTATCTCGCCGCCTTCGGTCCGGCGACCGTCGCGGACATGCAGGCGTGGGCGGGCATCACCCGGCTCGCCGAGGTGGTCGACGAGATGCGCTCGGAGTTGGTTGTCTACACCGACGACCGGCACCGCGTGCTGTTCGACCTCCCGGAGGCGCCGCTGGCCGATCCGGATCTCGACGTCCCGGTGCGCTTCCTGCCCGCCTTCGACAACGCGCTGCTCGGCCACAAGGACCGCCGCAGGGTGATCAGCGAGGAGGATCGCCAGCGCACCGCGAAGGAAGCCTCGGCGGGCGTGCCGATGTACCTCGTCGACGGATTCGTGCACGGCCGCTGGGCGCTGGAGGACGACACCGTGCGCATCACGCCCTGGCATCCGCTCTCCGCGGCGGACGAGGCCGCCCTCCGAGCGGAAGCTGTAAGTTTGCTGAAATTCGCCACGCCCGACGGGCATGGAAAAATTTTTGTGGAGAGCGCATAA
- a CDS encoding carboxymuconolactone decarboxylase family protein, whose amino-acid sequence MSRMKLPELAPEVYQAWIAAEGAIRRGPLDPVILELVKIRASQINGCLYCIDMHTTDARLAGETEKRIFQLDAWRESALYSEAERAALAYAEAVTRLGEHGVSDEIWAEVEKHFDEGARAGLVAITAMINLWNRIAVPLRMRPEPV is encoded by the coding sequence ATGTCACGGATGAAGCTGCCGGAACTCGCGCCCGAGGTCTATCAGGCGTGGATCGCCGCCGAGGGCGCGATCCGGCGCGGGCCGCTGGACCCGGTGATCCTGGAACTGGTGAAGATCCGCGCCTCGCAGATCAACGGGTGCCTGTACTGCATCGACATGCACACCACCGACGCGCGCCTGGCGGGTGAGACCGAGAAGCGAATCTTCCAGCTCGACGCCTGGCGTGAGTCGGCTCTCTACAGCGAGGCCGAGCGTGCCGCGCTGGCCTACGCCGAAGCCGTGACCCGCCTCGGCGAGCACGGCGTGAGCGACGAGATCTGGGCCGAGGTGGAAAAGCACTTCGACGAGGGCGCGCGAGCGGGCCTGGTCGCGATCACCGCGATGATCAATCTCTGGAACCGGATCGCCGTGCCGCTGCGCATGCGGCCCGAGCCGGTCTGA
- a CDS encoding ABC transporter substrate-binding protein: MRTLRPLVAALLSAATVVLTGCGSGTDDSATRAEIQTLRIGVIGTGNVLTGTLGFAHQRGALLPALQPLGVRNIEVFSFPNGPDLNQALVGGKLDVASYGDTPALIARGSGLQTRLLAINAVGLNAGVVVKDPSITSLKDLAGKKIGVPSGSYIDRYLQGALREAGVQADLIHLLSADSEAPLNNGDIAATALPDVNPSSFLQSFLAKGFRLIDSVRANHPGLGGTSSAVSSQAFLDTHPEFGPAWQAILTEANAYARTHWDDYVNYEVGQSKAPEAVVRATATPSYIPESLFPEAGVQLLTGTKQFLVDQGKIRKDFDLAEWFYRADQPKQS, translated from the coding sequence ATGCGTACCCTGCGGCCACTCGTCGCCGCCCTGCTTTCCGCCGCCACCGTCGTGCTGACCGGCTGCGGCTCCGGCACCGACGATTCGGCGACCCGCGCCGAGATCCAGACGCTGCGCATCGGCGTCATCGGTACCGGCAACGTGCTCACCGGCACGCTCGGCTTCGCGCATCAGCGCGGCGCCCTGCTACCCGCGCTGCAACCGCTCGGCGTGCGGAACATCGAGGTCTTCAGCTTCCCGAACGGGCCGGACCTGAACCAGGCGCTGGTCGGCGGGAAGCTGGACGTGGCGAGCTACGGCGACACTCCGGCCCTGATAGCCCGCGGCAGCGGTCTGCAGACGCGGCTGCTCGCCATCAACGCCGTCGGCCTGAATGCCGGTGTGGTGGTGAAGGACCCGTCGATCACCTCGCTCAAGGATTTGGCGGGCAAGAAGATCGGGGTCCCGTCCGGCTCGTACATCGACCGGTATCTACAGGGGGCGCTGCGCGAGGCGGGGGTGCAAGCCGATCTGATCCACCTGCTCTCGGCCGATTCGGAGGCGCCGCTGAACAACGGCGACATCGCGGCCACGGCGCTGCCCGACGTGAACCCGTCGTCGTTCCTGCAATCCTTCCTGGCCAAGGGCTTCCGGCTGATCGACTCGGTGCGAGCGAACCATCCCGGCCTCGGCGGCACCTCATCGGCCGTGAGCAGCCAAGCTTTCCTCGACACCCATCCGGAGTTCGGGCCTGCCTGGCAAGCGATCCTCACCGAGGCCAACGCCTACGCGCGGACGCACTGGGACGACTACGTGAACTACGAAGTGGGACAGTCCAAAGCGCCGGAGGCCGTGGTACGGGCGACCGCGACGCCCTCGTACATTCCGGAGTCGTTGTTCCCCGAGGCGGGCGTCCAGCTACTCACCGGCACGAAGCAGTTCCTCGTCGACCAGGGCAAGATCCGCAAGGACTTCGATCTCGCGGAGTGGTTCTACCGCGCCGATCAACCGAAGCAGAGCTGA